A DNA window from Candidatus Methylacidiphilales bacterium contains the following coding sequences:
- a CDS encoding enhanced serine sensitivity protein SseB C-terminal domain-containing protein: MSERSLPRGTKMFFGAPAKPIPEVLADALGQVVAQVDGICEAYISQTFIEGDSEARQVLVVGVEKKEKIPEIMNDLMGKMKLLLRIISVRRSRDEEKQNYDQGQ, translated from the coding sequence ATGAGCGAGCGATCATTACCCCGTGGAACCAAAATGTTTTTCGGTGCTCCAGCTAAGCCTATACCAGAAGTGCTAGCGGACGCTCTAGGTCAGGTTGTTGCTCAGGTCGATGGAATTTGCGAAGCCTACATTTCGCAGACATTCATCGAAGGCGACAGTGAAGCACGTCAGGTTCTGGTCGTCGGCGTAGAAAAGAAAGAGAAAATACCAGAAATCATGAATGACCTCATGGGCAAAATGAAGTTGCTCCTTAGAATCATATCGGTAAGGAGATCAAGAGATGAAGAAAAACAAAACTACGATCAAGGCCAGTGA